A region of the Halanaerobiaceae bacterium ANBcell28 genome:
GTAAAAATACTGTGTTACATAAATAGAGACTACCAGTATTTATATAAATTTCAGCTATGTCGGGCTGATGGCCTGAAAAACCAATATTTAACCAGCCTTCTTTATTAAAAGTTCCTGGCATATTTATCATCTTTCTAATCACAGCTGTCAAAGCCGTCCTAACCTGAGAAGGTGCTAGGCTAGTAGGCAATTCTTTCGCTAAAGCCAGCTGGCTTAATAATTGAAATACTCCAAACCTATAGGCTAATGATCTCCCTATCGGTGGGAAAGTAGCTTCAGGAGAAATGAGTCTTTCTAATATCTCAGCATATCGTTGAGCTCGTTTTAAAACTATATCACTTAGATTTGCTATCTCATTATCTTCTTTCGATAGAAGTTTAACTATATCTAGCAGCATAGGTTGAATTACAAAACTATTATAATAGTCCCAATGAAATTCTGGACCATCACCATATGTACCATCACCAAGATACCAATTTTGGTGTTCCTTAATAGCATAATCTATCCTCACAATATCAAAATCCTCTCCCATAAGATAAAGAGCCGCTTCTATCATAGCACTAAACAAGAGCCAGTTGCTATAACAAGGCTTAATCTTTCTACTGGATTTTAATACTTTAATTAAATAGTCTTTACTAGCGCTATCTAGTTTATGCCATAATTGTTCAGGTGCTCTTAAAATACCATGAGCCAGAAAAGCAAGATCAACTAAAGGTTGACCACCATCTTCAAAATTCATATAGTCGGGCGAATCAGGATCAATAGCTGCCTCAATTGCTTGACGAGTTACTTGAGCATATTTCTCTATATCCTGCTTTTCAAGTATACCCAACTTTAAACCTTTCTTAGAAGACTTATCACCTAGCTTTTCACCTTTCTCAGAAGACTTATCACCTAGCTTTTCACCTTTCTCAGAAGCCTTATCAGCCAGCTCCAGCCAGGGTGAAATCCCGGCTACTGTTCGACCAAGGGCTTCTAAATAGGCATTATCTTTTCTTTCAATACTACCATCAACTATCATATTTTCTTTTAGTTTTCTCTGACTCAAATTAATTAAAACAGGATCAATTATTTTTTTCATGATGCTAATCCAATAATTTCTATCACTTTGCATATAATAAGTCCCCTTTATATTAGTACATTTAATCCCTAATAAAATATGAAATAAAAAATATTAATGCTAATAAAACTGCTGCTAGATACATACCCCATTGTAAGCTTATATTTTCAGCAATTAAGCCCACTAACCAAGGAAAAAGCATAATACTCCCATTTAAAGCCAGATATAATATTGCTGTAACACTTCCCGAATTTGCTGCATACTTGCTACTCCCTACATCAATAACTAAAGGTATAAATGCACCAGTTAATATACCAGAAAAGAACAAACCTCCAATAAAAAACCACTGCTGAAGCATAAGCAATCCTATAAAGAATAAAATCCCGGCACTAATGCTTGTCCACTTAATTAGAAAAGAGTTCTTTTTATATTTACTAAAATACGAGAAACTTAATCTGCTAATTATAATACCAATCCAATAAATTGAAAGAGCTAAACTTGCTATAAAAGCACTTGTCTCTATATATTCTTCCAAATACATAGGTGTCCATAACATCACAGCTGACTGATGACCAACATAAAAAAACATTACTATAGCCAATATCCACAACTGCTTATTTTTTAATAATTGAAGAAAGCTCTCTTTCTTGCCAAGGTCAACCTTATCTACCTTTACTTCCTCTATCCCTCTAATAGAATAAATAAAAAGGAACAGTAATGGTAAAGAAGCTAAACCT
Encoded here:
- a CDS encoding DUF2264 domain-containing protein; the protein is MQSDRNYWISIMKKIIDPVLINLSQRKLKENMIVDGSIERKDNAYLEALGRTVAGISPWLELADKASEKGEKLGDKSSEKGEKLGDKSSKKGLKLGILEKQDIEKYAQVTRQAIEAAIDPDSPDYMNFEDGGQPLVDLAFLAHGILRAPEQLWHKLDSASKDYLIKVLKSSRKIKPCYSNWLLFSAMIEAALYLMGEDFDIVRIDYAIKEHQNWYLGDGTYGDGPEFHWDYYNSFVIQPMLLDIVKLLSKEDNEIANLSDIVLKRAQRYAEILERLISPEATFPPIGRSLAYRFGVFQLLSQLALAKELPTSLAPSQVRTALTAVIRKMINMPGTFNKEGWLNIGFSGHQPDIAEIYINTGSLYLCNTVFLPLGLSPDDEFWTGKEKDWTAKRIWSGQVNH
- a CDS encoding MFS transporter produces the protein MESSIAMEKNKGVSSLKRISLYLLMFSYSITATMISPMLPEIISDFSLNLSQGGLILTVQSIGGMLVISLLSFFADKVKKSRLITIGFSLYIICLYLISILPVFTVILLVFLVFGAGSRTVDTLSNAYITDLFPERKSRYLNILHSIFGVGALIGPMYARFIMDNAYGWRSVFSILGLASLPLLFLFIYSIRGIEEVKVDKVDLGKKESFLQLLKNKQLWILAIVMFFYVGHQSAVMLWTPMYLEEYIETSAFIASLALSIYWIGIIISRLSFSYFSKYKKNSFLIKWTSISAGILFFIGLLMLQQWFFIGGLFFSGILTGAFIPLVIDVGSSKYAANSGSVTAILYLALNGSIMLFPWLVGLIAENISLQWGMYLAAVLLALIFFISYFIRD